From a region of the Hippopotamus amphibius kiboko isolate mHipAmp2 chromosome 3, mHipAmp2.hap2, whole genome shotgun sequence genome:
- the LOC130848118 gene encoding heterogeneous nuclear ribonucleoprotein A3-like — MEVKPPPGRPQPDSGRRCRHRGEEGHDPKEPEQLRKLFIGGLSFETTDDSLTEYFEKWGTLTDCVVMRDPQTKRSRGFGFVTYSCVEEVDAAMCARPHKVDGCVVEPKRAVSREDSVKPGAHLTVKKIFVGGIKEDTEEYNLRDYFEKYGKIETIEVMEDRQSGKKRGFAFVTFDDHDTVDKIVVQKYHTINGHNYEVKKALSKQEMQSVGSQRGRGGGSGNFMGRGGNFGGGGGNFGRGGNFGGRGGYGGGGGGSRGSYGGGDGGYNGFGGDGGNYGGGPGYSSRGGYGGGGPGYGNQGGGYGGGGGGYDGYNEGGNFGGNYGGGGNYNDFGNYSGQQQSNYGPMKGGSFGGRSSGSPYGGGYGSGGGSGGYGSRRF; from the coding sequence ATGGAGGTAAAACCGCCGCCCGGTCGCCCCCAGCCCGACTCCGGCCGTCGCTGCCGCCACCGGGGGGAGGAGGGCCATGATCCAAAGGAACCagaacagttgagaaaactgtttATTGGTGGTCTGAGCTTTGAAACTACAGATGATAGCTTAACAGAATATTTTGAGAAATGGGGCACACTTACAGATTGTGTGGTGATGAGAGACCCCCAAACAAAACGTTCCAGGGGCTTTGGTTTTGTGACTTACTCTTGTGTTGAAGAGGTGGATGCAGCAATGTGCGCTCGACCACACAAGGTGGATGGATGTGTAGTGGAACCAAAGAGAGCTGTTTCTAGAGAGGATTCTGTAAAGCCTGGTGCCCATCTAACAgtgaagaaaatttttgttggtggtattaaagaagatacagaagAATATAATTTGAGAGACTACTTTGAAAAGTATGGCAAGATTGAAACCATAGAAGTTATGGAAGACAGGCAAAGTGGAAAAAAGAGGGGATTTGCTTTTGTAACTTTTGATGATCATGATACAGTTGATAAAATTGTTGTTCAGAAATACCACACTATTAATGGGCATAATTATGAAGTGAAAAAGGCCCTTTCTAAACAAGAGATGCAATCTGTTGGATCACAAAGAGGTCGTGGAGGTGGATCTGGCAACTTTATGGGTCGTGGAGGAAActttggaggtggaggaggtaacTTTGGCCGTGGTGGAAACTTTGGTGGGAGAGGAGGctatggtggtggaggtggtggcagtagAGGTAGTtatggaggaggtgatggtggatATAATGGAtttggaggtgatggtggcaacTATGGCGGTGGACCTGGTTATAGCAGTAGAGGAGGCTATGGTGGTGGTGGACCAGGATATGGAAACCAAGGTGGTGgatatggtggtggtggtggaggatatGATGGTTACAATGAAGGAGGAAATTTTGGAGGTAActatggtggtggtgggaacTATAATGATTTTGGAAATTATAGTGGACAACAGCAATCAAATTACGGACCCATGAAGGGGGGCAGTTTTGGTGGAAGAAGCTCGGGCAGTCCCTATGGTGGTGGTTATGGATCTGGTGGTGGAAGTGGTGGATATGGTAGCAGAAGGTtctaa